One stretch of Riemerella columbina DNA includes these proteins:
- a CDS encoding response regulator transcription factor: MKGKKILLIDDEPDILEVISYNLKKEGYAVEVANNGLEGIEKAKKMQPHLILLDVMMPEKDGIETCQDLRKISGLEHTLIVFLSARGEEFSQLAGYEAGANDYIIKQIKPKVLISKINALMNLTQKVEHQNRIQTLGSLKIDRDSFRVTKDGQQFILPKKEFDLLSLLASNTDKVFKREEILEKVWGNDVVVGERTIDVHIRRLREKLGSKIIQTLKGVGYKLTL; this comes from the coding sequence ATGAAAGGTAAAAAAATTCTCCTCATCGATGATGAACCCGATATTTTGGAGGTTATTTCTTATAACTTGAAGAAAGAAGGCTACGCCGTAGAGGTGGCGAATAACGGATTAGAAGGCATAGAGAAAGCTAAAAAAATGCAGCCACATCTTATCTTATTAGATGTGATGATGCCCGAGAAAGATGGCATAGAAACCTGCCAAGATTTACGGAAAATCAGTGGGCTGGAACATACCTTAATCGTGTTTCTTTCAGCGCGTGGCGAGGAATTTTCCCAGCTTGCAGGCTATGAGGCGGGGGCTAACGATTACATCATCAAACAGATAAAACCCAAGGTGCTTATTTCCAAAATTAACGCCCTGATGAACTTGACCCAAAAAGTGGAACACCAGAACAGAATCCAAACTTTGGGGAGTTTAAAAATCGATAGAGATAGCTTCCGTGTGACCAAAGATGGGCAGCAGTTTATCCTGCCTAAAAAAGAGTTTGATTTGCTCTCCCTCTTGGCTTCTAATACCGATAAAGTCTTTAAAAGAGAGGAGATTTTAGAAAAAGTTTGGGGGAATGATGTGGTGGTAGGAGAGCGCACCATAGATGTCCATATCCGCAGGCTCAGAGAAAAATTAGGCTCTAAAATCATACAAACATTAAAAGGTGTAGGCTATAAACTCACGCTGTAG